A DNA window from Nymphalis io chromosome 28, ilAglIoxx1.1, whole genome shotgun sequence contains the following coding sequences:
- the LOC126779216 gene encoding uncharacterized protein LOC126779216 has product MKFIIAICLHSVIFNNVCSMPMLQNGNSISPYLSSKPGITNVPTMNTFANVPSTFGNMNYGPNTVVANEPVFNMNYVPNNFGTGNAILANEAITNTNMLANANSALANEMIGNAVITSANFVPLANLPSGFSSNFPMSPIISEIVPSLQYGDITMGGDLPIGGTIKVCGCFPVYGMVTVDGSVPSAGTAFVAESFGKQMMPGPGMAII; this is encoded by the exons atgaagTTCATAATTGCGATTTGTCTACATTCTGTAATTTTTAAT aatgtCTGTAGCATGCCTATGTTACAGAACGGAAACAGCATAAGCCCATACCTGTCAAGTAAGCCTGGAATAACTAATGTGCCAACAATGAATACATTTGCAAACGTGCCAAGCACGTTTGGCAATATGAACTATGGACCCAACACTGTTGTTGCAAATGAACCggtatttaatatgaattacgTCCCGAACAATTTCGGGACAGGTAATGCTATTTTAGCCAACGAAGCAATAACGAACACAAACATGCTTGCCAATGCTAACTCCGCTTTAGCAAATGAAATGATTGGCAATGCTGTAATAACGAGCGCAAACTTTGTTCCCTTGGCAAATTTGCCAAGTGGATTCTCAAGCAATTTCCCAATGAGCCCTATAATATCAGAAATTGTGCCATCTTTGCAATATGGTGACATAACTATGGGCGGTGATTTACCAATTGGTGGTACAATTAAAGTTTGCGGTTGCTTCCCCGTTTATGGCATGGTCACGGTTGATGGTAGCGTGCCATCCGCTGGCACGGCGTTTGTGGCTGAATCGTTTGGCAAACAAATGATGCCAGGTCCTGGTAtggcaattatataa
- the LOC126779030 gene encoding chorion class CB protein M5H4-like produces the protein MFKIIIVCAIATFVQKTTCQCIGRAVNSNIYRNPINSYAAENGYGVCGSNLAYPASALAYDTIANGIYGPANTLAYDGIPNIYGPTNTCDNGVYGLSLATLAASNCGGFSVRSSSPIGVNGILIETENMVIEGPLSVNGQLPFLGTVALEGTLPAAGTGAVSYGCGDGNIAILNEEYPSIAPPAPKGYGCNAVPSYGYSPAAAGQYGYTTQSPHGVRGFY, from the exons ATGTTTAAGATAATTATTGTTTGTGCTATCGCTACTTTCGTCcag AAAACTACATGCCAATGTATTGGTAGAGCagtaaatagcaatatttatagaaatccaATTAATTCTTACGCTGCTGAAAATGGATACGGTGTTTGCGGTTCGAATTTAGCGTATCCTGCCAGTGCATTGGCTTACGATACAATTGCCAATGGTATTTACGGGCCTGCTAATACACTGGCCTATGATGGCATTCCGAATATTTATGGTCCTACCAATACATGTGATAATGGTGTATATGGGTTGAGCTTAGCAACGCTAGCCGCATCTAACTGTGGTGGGTTTTCCGTAAGAAGTTCATCCCCAATCGGCGTGAATGGCATATTAATTGAAACAGAAAACATGGTCATTGAAGGTCCATTGTCAGTGAATGGTCAACTGCCGTTTTTGGGAACTGTAGCTTTAGAAGGCACTTTGCCAGCTGCTGGCACAGGTGCTGTTTCATATGGCTGTGGGGATGGAAATATTGCTATATTGAACGAGGAGTATCCTAGCATTGCACCTCCAGCGCCAAAAGGATATGGCTGCAATGCGGTACCATCATATGGTTATAGTCCTGCAGCAGCTGGACAGTATGGTTACACTACACAAAGTCCTCATGGAGTACGTGGATTTTACTAG